One region of Oryza glaberrima chromosome 7, OglaRS2, whole genome shotgun sequence genomic DNA includes:
- the LOC127780473 gene encoding cytochrome P450 709B1-like, translating to MGNFVWMVVAAAAVASWAFIAVVVKLVWRPRAISRRLRAQGVGGPGYRFFSGNLGEIRRLRAEGAGVVLDVSSHDFVPIVQPHFRKWVSLYGKTFLFWFGAQPNICLADINIVRQVLSDRTGMYPKDLTNPYFAHLLGKGLVLIDGDEWKRHYKVVHPAFDMDKLKMMTVTISDCTGSMMSEWESELGMKGGSAEIELSQRFQELTADVISRTAFGSSYSEGKQVFLAQRKLQFLAFSMFLTIQIPGFRYLPTKKNLKIWSLDKKVRSMLRNIIKIRLANKDTMGYGNDLLGLMLETCAPEHDESQQLSMDEIIAECKTFFFGGHDTTSHLLTWTMFLLSTHPEWMRKIRKEVTTMCGDEVPTSDMLNKMNLLNMFLLETLRLYSPVSLISRRTGTNAKFGGIKVPEGTILRIPIATIHRDKEVWGEDADEFKPARFENGVSKAAKNPNALLSFSNGPRSCIGQNFAMIEAKAVITMILQRFSFTLSPKYVHTPISVITLRPKYGLPMILRSLKVKRDL from the exons ATGGGTAATTTCGtgtggatggtggtggcggcggcggcggtggcgtcgtggGCGTTCATCGCGGTGGTTGTGAAGCTGGTGTGGAGGCCCCGCGCCATCAGCAGGCGGCTGCGGGCGCAGGGCGTCGGCGGGCCGGGATACAGGTTCTTCTCCGGCAACCTCGGCGAGATCAGGCGTCTCCGCGCCGAGGGCGCCGGCGTCGTGCTCGACGTCTCCTCCCATGACTTCGTCCCCATCGTGCAGCCGCACTTCCGCAAATGGGTTTCCCTCTACG GGAAGACGTTCTTGTTCTGGTTCGGGGCACAACCGAACATATGCTTGGCGGATATAAACATTGTGAGGCAGGTGTTGTCGGACCGTACGGGGATGTACCCTAAGGACTTAACTAACCCATACTTCGCACACCTACTTGGCAAAGGGCTTGTGCTCATCGATGGCGACGAGTGGAAACGCCACTACAAGGTGGTCCACCCAGCCTTCGACATGGACAAGCTCAAGATGATGACGGTGACCATATCTGACTGCACCGGGTCAATGATGTCTGAGTGGGAATCTGAGTTGGGGATGAAAGGTGGAAGCGCGGAGATTGAACTGAGTCAGCGGTTTCAAGAGCTCACTGCTGACGTGATCTCGCGCACGGCGTTTGGGAGCAGCTATAGTGAGGGGAAGCAGGTCTTCCTGGCACAAAGGAAACTCCagtttcttgccttctccatGTTTCTCACCATCCAAATCCCAGGGTTCCGCTACCTTCCAACtaaaaaaaacctaaagatATGGTCACTAGACAAGAAGGTGAGGAGCATGCTCAGGAACATCATCAAGATTCGGCTCGCTAACAAGGACACCATGGGATATGGGAACGACTTGCTTGGATTGATGTTGGAGACGTGCGCGCCAGAGCATGACGAAAGCCAGCAGTTGAGCATGGACGAGATCATTGCCGAGTGCAAGACCTTCTTCTTCGGCGGGCATGACACTACCTCGCACCTGCTCACTTGGACCATGTTCTTGCTGAGCACACATCCGGAGTGGATGAGGAAGATCAGGAAGGAGGTGACAACTATGTGCGGTGACGAAGTGCCCACTAGTGACATGCTCAACAAGATGAACTTACTCAACATGTTCCTTCTCGAGACTCTAAGGTTGTACAGCCCTGTCTCACTCATATCGAGGAGGACTGGCACCAATGCCAAATTCGGTGGCATCAAGGTGCCTGAGGGCACCATCCTAAGGATCCCAATCGCAACAATCCATCGTGACAAGGAAGTGTGGGGTGAGGACGCCGACGAGTTCAAGCCGGCGAGGTTCGAGAATGGAGTGTCCAAGGCAGCGAAAAACCCCAACGCACTACTCTCCTTCTCTAACGGGCCGAGGTCATGCATCGGGCAGAATTTCGCCATGATTGAGGCCAAAGCCGTCATCACCATGATCCTGCAGAGGTTCTCCTTCACGTTGTCCCCTAAGTACGTCCACACGCCAATTAGTGTGATCACGCTAAGGCCTAAGTACGGTCTTCCAATGATCCTTAGGAGCCTCAAGGTAAAAAGAGATCTGTAA
- the LOC127778660 gene encoding cytochrome P450 709B2-like, protein MGNLGWMVAAAVAAVVASWAFDAVVKLVWRPRAITRRLRAQGVGGPGYRFFSGNLGEIKRLRDEGAGVVLDVSSHDFVPIVQPHFRKWIPLYGKTFMYWFGARPTICLADVSMVRQVLSDRTGMYPKNVSNPYFARLLGKGLVLTDGDEWKRHRKVVHPAFNMDKLKMMTVTMSDCAQSMISEWESELGTKGDIVEIELSRRFEELTADVISHTAFGSSYKEGKQVFLAQRELQFLAFSTFLSIQIPGSSYLPTKKNLKTWSVDKKVRSMLTDIIKSRLNNKDVAGYGNDLLGLMLEACAPEHGESQPQLSMDEIIAECKTFFFAGHDTTSHLLTWTMFLLSTHPEWQEKLREEVATECDSKVPTGDMLNKLKLVNMFLLETLRLYGPVAFIQRRVNAELELGGITVPEGTVLSIPIATIHRDKEVWGEDADIFKPERFENGVSKAGKYPNALLSFSSGPRACIGQNFAMIEAKAVIAMILQRFSFTLSPKYVHAPTDVITLRPKYGLPMILKSLKV, encoded by the exons ATGGGTAATCTGGggtggatggtggcggcggcggtggcggcggtggtggcgtcgtgGGCGTTCGACGCGGTGGTGAAGCTGGTGTGGAGGCCCCGCGCCATCACCAGGCGGCTGCGGGCGCAGGGCGTCGGCGGGCCGGGATACCGGTTCTTCTCCGGCAACCTCGGCGAGATCAAGCGGCTCCGCGACGAGGGCGCCGGCGTCGTGCTCGACGTCTCCTCCCATGACTTCGTCCCCATCGTGCAGCCGCACTTCCGCAAATGGATCCCCCTCTATG GGAAGACATTCATGTATTGGTTCGGAGCGCGGCCTACCATTTGCTTGGCAGACGTGAGCATGGTGAGGCAGGTGTTATCGGACCGGACGGGGATGTATCCTAAGAACGTGTCGAACCCATACTTCGCACGACTACTCGGCAAGGGGCTTGTGCTCACCGACGGCGATGAGTGGAAGCGCCACCGCAAAGTAGTCCACCCGGCATTTAACATGGACAAGCTCAAGATGATGACTGTGACTATGTCCGATTGTGCCCAATCTATGATTTCCGAGTGGGAATCCGAGTTGGGGACAAAGGGCGATATAGTGGAGATCGAGCTGAGCCGACGATTCGAGGAGCTTACCGCTGATGTGATCTCGCACACAGCATTCGGGAGCAGCTATAAGGAGGGGAAGCAAGTGTTCTTGGCACAAAGAGAGCTTCaatttcttgccttctccaccTTCCTTAGCATCCAAATCCCGGGGTCCAGCTACCTCCCGACCAAGAAGAACCTAAAGACATGGTCAGTGGACAAGAAGGTGAGAAGCATGCTCACGGACATCATCAAGAGCCGGCTCAACAACAAAGATGTCGCAGGATACGGGAACGACCTGCTCGGATTAATGCTGGAGGCATGCGCACCGGAGCACGGGGAGAGCCAGCCACAACTTAGTATGGACGAGATCATCGCCGAGTGCAAGACATTCTTCTTTGCAGGGCACGACACCACCTCACACCTTCTCACATGGACCATGTTCCTATTGAGCACACATCCGGAGTGGCAGGAGAAGCTCAGGGAGGAGGTGGCAACGGAGTGTGACAGCAAGGTGCCCACCGGTGACATGCTCAACAAGCTGAAGCTAGTAAACATGTTCCTCCTTGAGACCCTGAGGTTGTATGGCCCTGTTGCATTCATACAGAGGAGGGTCAACGCCGAGCTAGAACTCGGCGGCATCACGGTCCCTGAGGGCACTGTCCTATCGATTCCGATTGCAACAATCCACCGCGATAAGGAGGTGTGGGGCGAGGACGCCGACATATTCAAGCCGGAGAGGTTCGAGAATGGGGTGTCAAAGGCGGGAAAATATCCCAACGCGTTGCTCTCCTTCTCCAGCGGGCCGAGGGCATGCATTGGGCAGAACTTCGCCATGATCGAGGCCAAGGCCGTAATTGCAATGATCCTACAGAGGTTCTCCTTTACTCTATCACCTAAGTACGTCCACGCGCCAACCGACGTGATCACGCTTCGGCCAAAGTATGGGTTGCCTATGATCCTCAAGAGTCTCAAGGTGTAG